From a single Bacillus pseudomycoides DSM 12442 genomic region:
- a CDS encoding ATP-dependent Clp protease proteolytic subunit, with the protein LIKPDVQTLCMGFAASFGALLLLAGAKGKRFALPNSEIMIHQPLGGVKGQATEIEITAKRILKLKHDINKIISDRTGQPIEKVALDTERDYFMTAEEAKIYGIVDAVIEKK; encoded by the coding sequence TTTGATTAAACCTGATGTTCAAACGCTTTGTATGGGATTCGCAGCTTCATTTGGAGCGCTATTATTACTCGCTGGAGCGAAAGGGAAAAGGTTTGCGCTTCCAAATAGTGAAATTATGATTCATCAGCCGCTTGGCGGAGTGAAAGGGCAAGCGACAGAGATCGAAATAACTGCAAAACGAATATTAAAGTTAAAACACGATATTAACAAAATCATATCAGATCGAACAGGTCAGCCAATTGAAAAGGTAGCTCTTGATACAGAAAGAGACTACTTTATGACTGCGGAAGAAGCTAAAATATATGGTATTGTCGATGCTGTTATTGAAAAAAAATAA
- a CDS encoding glycine betaine ABC transporter substrate-binding protein, with amino-acid sequence MKQKIWLISILLFISMIITSCNATNANTKGKIKLGVTSWKENIAAANMWKVLLEEKGYKVELMYLEKAAIWTGVARGDVDANLEVWLPVTDKPLNDRYKNDIVLKSKWYEGTGLGLVVPSYMKDINSIEDLNSHKDELDNKIIGIEPGSSLMNLTDKAMKEYDIKLKLVQSSEAAMMSELKKAYTQKKPIAVTLWNPHWSFSEFDLKYLKDPKKVYGEKDDIYYSVRKGFEKDYPEIVKYFDRWKMSDEQLGTLMVMLNKTKDPEEAARKWIKKNQALVNEWIKD; translated from the coding sequence ATGAAACAGAAAATATGGCTTATAAGCATTTTGTTATTTATCAGTATGATTATTACCTCTTGTAATGCCACAAATGCAAATACAAAAGGAAAAATTAAACTTGGTGTAACAAGTTGGAAGGAAAATATTGCGGCTGCAAATATGTGGAAAGTTTTATTAGAAGAAAAAGGATATAAAGTTGAACTCATGTATTTAGAAAAAGCAGCCATTTGGACTGGCGTCGCTCGCGGCGATGTTGATGCAAACTTAGAAGTATGGCTTCCTGTAACCGATAAGCCCTTAAATGACCGATATAAAAATGATATTGTCTTAAAATCGAAATGGTATGAGGGAACTGGACTTGGATTAGTCGTTCCTTCTTATATGAAAGACATTAACAGTATCGAGGATTTAAATTCCCATAAGGATGAATTGGATAATAAGATTATCGGAATTGAGCCTGGTAGTAGCCTTATGAATTTAACAGATAAAGCAATGAAAGAATATGATATAAAGCTAAAACTTGTCCAATCTTCAGAAGCTGCGATGATGAGTGAGCTAAAAAAAGCATATACACAAAAGAAACCCATCGCTGTAACGCTTTGGAATCCACACTGGAGCTTTTCAGAATTTGATTTAAAATATTTAAAAGACCCTAAGAAAGTATATGGTGAAAAAGACGACATTTATTACTCTGTACGAAAAGGTTTTGAAAAAGATTATCCAGAGATTGTGAAATATTTCGATAGATGGAAAATGAGTGATGAGCAACTTGGTACATTGATGGTTATGTTAAATAAAACAAAGGATCCCGAAGAGGCGGCTCGAAAATGGATTAAAAAGAATCAGGCGTTAGTAAATGAGTGGATAAAAGATTAA
- a CDS encoding NUDIX domain-containing protein, producing MKRPLLRAEAIIIDEEHSKILVQCNEEETFYRFPGGSIEYGESAYEAIIRELLEEYDLQVRVVELAIVKEHIFEVDGESHHQCTLFHWCKPVKSISEVLVHKEHKNIILIWKSIQELKDKLTYPEGIVSLIEQKSDNIAHLLTQKVYS from the coding sequence ATGAAAAGACCCTTATTGCGCGCGGAAGCTATTATCATAGATGAGGAGCATTCTAAAATTCTTGTTCAATGTAATGAAGAAGAGACATTTTATCGTTTTCCAGGTGGATCGATTGAGTATGGAGAATCGGCATATGAAGCGATTATACGGGAGTTACTTGAGGAATATGATTTACAAGTTCGAGTAGTAGAATTAGCGATTGTAAAAGAACACATATTTGAAGTTGATGGAGAATCACACCATCAATGTACGTTGTTTCATTGGTGTAAACCTGTAAAGTCTATAAGTGAAGTGTTAGTTCATAAAGAACATAAGAATATTATTCTTATATGGAAAAGTATACAGGAGTTAAAAGATAAACTGACTTATCCTGAGGGGATTGTTTCTTTGATAGAACAAAAGAGCGATAATATTGCCCATTTACTTACTCAAAAAGTATATTCCTAA
- a CDS encoding DUF4241 domain-containing protein codes for MSKLLHELSKLDSEVLRPEVLDHLKVTSGKMVACDPLIFNKNHFEQTIQPGTYPIVAWLNEEDGVIAGAELKVSEAKVTEWKMAIKPGQNVSELKEGYIFGYPVDTGLGCFADVEAIEKLEEIENRLQQELGEEFISLYDDLIDDVLTEHDDEWGNCVVCEETGSNIIMFRSGYGDGFYPSYWGFDENGKIVSLVTDFQVLYEE; via the coding sequence ATGTCAAAGCTACTACATGAATTATCTAAACTGGATAGTGAAGTCCTACGTCCTGAAGTATTAGACCATTTAAAAGTTACTTCAGGTAAAATGGTTGCTTGTGATCCTCTTATTTTTAATAAAAATCACTTCGAACAAACAATTCAGCCCGGCACATATCCAATTGTTGCTTGGTTGAACGAGGAAGATGGTGTAATTGCTGGTGCTGAATTGAAAGTATCAGAAGCAAAAGTGACAGAATGGAAGATGGCAATAAAGCCAGGACAGAATGTAAGTGAACTAAAGGAAGGATATATTTTTGGGTATCCAGTTGATACGGGACTAGGGTGTTTTGCAGATGTGGAAGCAATTGAAAAGTTAGAAGAAATAGAAAATAGATTACAACAAGAGCTAGGAGAAGAATTCATTAGTTTGTATGATGATTTGATAGACGACGTACTAACAGAACATGATGATGAGTGGGGAAATTGTGTAGTATGTGAGGAAACAGGAAGTAATATTATTATGTTCCGATCAGGTTATGGTGATGGTTTTTATCCTTCTTATTGGGGATTTGATGAGAATGGGAAAATTGTTTCGCTTGTTACTGATTTTCAAGTGTTATATGAGGAATAA
- a CDS encoding PP2C family serine/threonine-protein phosphatase produces MSMHTTNNTQYSWVGSDEMCLGEISVKQYGDIVLGRYGGNTSAGAKKNEDGAFVWSNGDWEFAMILDGHNSAESVALVVHTIQNDYENIKVLLEEPIEIAFRSVENHILTLFQSNSFQQACQQVKGETACLICVRKENYIWWFSIGDCLVYVFHEELHKLGQYMLNQRHFYEWIGNVNTFSLPVPCYSSGIRELRTGRNRIVMVTDGLLEYGERRYENPIHLYKDIYENKVKLTECIQNVLEHVHHQLGRDSATIISWDYDNRVYATYPSDQPEKIRSSN; encoded by the coding sequence ATGAGTATGCATACAACAAATAATACACAATATTCATGGGTTGGTAGTGATGAAATGTGTTTAGGCGAAATTTCAGTTAAGCAGTATGGTGATATAGTGCTTGGCAGATATGGTGGAAATACGAGTGCAGGCGCAAAGAAGAATGAAGATGGCGCTTTCGTTTGGTCAAATGGAGATTGGGAATTTGCGATGATATTAGATGGACACAATAGTGCAGAAAGTGTCGCCTTAGTAGTACATACAATCCAAAATGACTATGAAAATATAAAAGTTTTATTAGAAGAACCAATTGAAATAGCATTCCGTTCTGTTGAAAATCATATCCTTACACTTTTTCAATCTAATTCGTTTCAACAGGCGTGTCAGCAAGTAAAGGGTGAAACAGCATGCTTAATTTGTGTGCGAAAAGAAAATTATATTTGGTGGTTTTCTATAGGAGATTGCCTCGTTTATGTATTTCATGAAGAGTTACATAAGCTAGGACAGTATATGCTGAACCAACGTCATTTTTATGAATGGATTGGGAATGTGAATACATTTTCTTTACCTGTTCCATGTTATTCATCGGGTATTCGAGAGCTACGTACAGGAAGAAATAGAATCGTAATGGTAACAGATGGCTTACTAGAATACGGAGAACGTCGTTATGAAAATCCAATTCATTTATATAAAGATATATATGAAAACAAAGTGAAACTAACAGAATGTATTCAAAATGTACTAGAGCATGTTCATCACCAACTTGGTCGAGATAGTGCAACGATAATTAGTTGGGATTATGATAATCGTGTATATGCTACTTATCCAAGCGATCAGCCGGAGAAAATACGATCTTCAAATTAG
- a CDS encoding HIT family protein codes for MSTQSHFEAHCFICQKHKGEIKVLGGAIYEDELVYVGHVHWEEEETYLGYVMIDIKRHAPGLAELTEEEAKAFGLITSRVSRALKECEGAEHIYAFVSGNGVNHMHMHIIPRYPNTPKEFWSPTKIANWKGAPYGQAEQIQKLCERIRTYMVNEYAYNK; via the coding sequence ATGTCGACACAAAGTCACTTTGAAGCACACTGTTTTATATGTCAGAAACATAAAGGGGAGATTAAGGTGCTAGGCGGGGCAATCTATGAAGATGAACTCGTATATGTGGGGCATGTTCATTGGGAAGAAGAGGAAACGTATCTCGGATATGTAATGATTGATATAAAAAGACATGCACCAGGATTAGCTGAATTAACAGAAGAAGAAGCGAAAGCTTTTGGTTTAATTACGAGTAGAGTAAGCCGTGCATTAAAAGAATGCGAGGGTGCAGAACATATTTATGCTTTCGTTTCCGGTAATGGAGTCAATCATATGCACATGCATATAATTCCTCGTTATCCAAATACACCGAAGGAATTTTGGTCACCAACTAAGATCGCCAATTGGAAAGGTGCACCTTATGGACAAGCAGAACAAATCCAAAAACTATGCGAAAGAATACGAACGTATATGGTGAATGAGTATGCATACAACAAATAA
- a CDS encoding DUF2441 domain-containing protein — translation MKENELYVYHIVTRKKMILGQIINFDKNKNNTLYRFFFEREQLNSKGEDCIQILQDHYTSEGLNMNKENAEVAIKYVDQTIRAIREVIVEMVRLQEYPEYPSRLSCLYAAKSYEDALKWKELFDSYNRKVLQIVKLRVIGNSFEGDGNLLPKEDGVPFSRKIEQAKEYWKGNVKNELPELLINGKIEVVEIIDDFSA, via the coding sequence ATGAAAGAGAACGAATTGTATGTTTATCACATTGTTACTAGGAAAAAAATGATTCTTGGGCAGATAATTAACTTTGACAAGAACAAAAACAATACCTTATATCGCTTCTTTTTTGAGAGAGAACAATTGAATTCTAAAGGCGAAGACTGTATTCAGATTTTACAAGATCATTATACAAGTGAAGGCTTGAACATGAATAAAGAAAATGCCGAAGTAGCTATAAAGTATGTAGACCAAACAATCAGAGCTATTAGAGAAGTAATAGTAGAAATGGTTAGACTACAAGAATATCCTGAATATCCTTCAAGATTGTCTTGCTTATACGCTGCGAAAAGCTATGAAGATGCTTTGAAATGGAAAGAATTATTTGATTCTTATAATCGGAAAGTTTTGCAGATTGTTAAACTTCGAGTTATTGGGAATTCTTTTGAGGGGGATGGAAACCTTTTACCAAAGGAAGATGGTGTTCCTTTCTCTCGAAAAATTGAACAAGCTAAAGAATATTGGAAGGGTAATGTAAAAAACGAGCTTCCAGAGCTTTTGATTAACGGAAAAATTGAAGTGGTAGAAATTATTGATGATTTCTCAGCTTAA
- a CDS encoding quaternary amine ABC transporter ATP-binding protein, with protein sequence MENTKVRVENVTKVFGKNPQRAVTLLKEGKSKSEILKETGMNVGVKKATFEVYTGEIFVIMGLSGSGKSTLVRMLNQLIKPTAGHIYIDGEDIATMGKEALRKVRRTKMSMVFQKFALFPHRTVIQNVAYGLEIQGVPVEEREAKALESLKLVGLNHHKDSFPGQLSGGMQQRVGIARALTNDPDVLLMDESFSALDPLIRKEMQDELLELQDKMEKTIIFITHDLDEALRIGDRIALMKDGEIVQIGTPEEIMISPANEFVEKFVADVNLGKVITAESILKRPETLLIDRGPRVALQIMRNAGVSTVYVVNKKHEFLGILTADDASKAVQKQWPIADLLLKDIPHVYLDTLLEETYAKMAEMKLPLPVIDEKKRLRGIIKRESVIQALAGNIEEEVNDDE encoded by the coding sequence ATGGAAAATACAAAAGTACGTGTTGAAAACGTAACAAAAGTATTTGGAAAAAACCCTCAAAGAGCAGTCACCTTATTAAAGGAGGGAAAAAGTAAATCAGAAATATTAAAAGAAACGGGAATGAACGTTGGGGTGAAAAAAGCAACATTTGAAGTGTATACAGGAGAAATTTTTGTCATTATGGGGCTATCTGGGAGCGGGAAATCAACTCTTGTTCGAATGCTCAATCAGCTTATAAAGCCAACAGCAGGCCACATATACATAGATGGGGAAGATATCGCAACAATGGGGAAAGAGGCACTTAGGAAAGTACGAAGAACAAAGATGAGTATGGTCTTCCAAAAATTTGCGTTATTTCCTCATCGTACCGTGATACAAAATGTTGCCTATGGATTAGAAATACAAGGAGTACCAGTAGAAGAAAGAGAAGCGAAAGCTTTGGAGTCACTTAAATTAGTTGGATTGAATCATCATAAAGATAGCTTCCCAGGACAATTAAGCGGTGGTATGCAGCAGCGCGTTGGAATTGCAAGAGCTCTTACGAATGATCCAGATGTTTTACTTATGGATGAGTCATTTAGCGCATTAGACCCACTTATCCGTAAAGAAATGCAAGATGAACTGTTAGAGCTACAAGATAAGATGGAAAAAACGATTATTTTTATTACACATGATTTAGATGAAGCACTTCGAATTGGGGATCGTATCGCATTAATGAAAGACGGAGAAATTGTGCAAATTGGAACGCCAGAAGAAATTATGATAAGCCCAGCTAATGAATTCGTAGAGAAATTCGTTGCGGATGTGAATTTAGGAAAAGTGATTACGGCTGAATCTATTTTAAAAAGACCAGAAACATTATTGATTGACCGCGGCCCTCGAGTGGCCCTGCAAATTATGAGAAATGCAGGGGTATCTACCGTATATGTTGTAAATAAAAAACACGAGTTTTTAGGGATATTAACAGCGGATGATGCGAGTAAAGCTGTTCAAAAGCAGTGGCCAATTGCTGACTTGTTACTAAAAGATATTCCGCACGTATATTTAGATACATTATTAGAGGAAACGTATGCGAAAATGGCGGAAATGAAGCTTCCATTACCAGTCATTGATGAAAAGAAAAGGTTAAGAGGCATCATAAAACGAGAAAGTGTCATTCAAGCCCTTGCAGGAAATATTGAGGAAGAGGTGAATGACGATGAATAG
- a CDS encoding DUF952 domain-containing protein, whose amino-acid sequence MITKVMEKSEWEVAKAKGNIMEPSLMQEGFIHCSFLEQSLQVAEKHFSTEMELVLLVINPSLVEAEIKYELASNGQNYPHIYGTVNANAVVKVVELQKENGGYVLPVELEQK is encoded by the coding sequence ATGATTACAAAGGTAATGGAAAAAAGTGAATGGGAAGTAGCAAAAGCAAAAGGAAACATAATGGAACCTTCACTGATGCAAGAAGGGTTTATTCATTGTTCTTTTTTAGAACAATCTCTTCAAGTGGCAGAAAAGCATTTTAGTACTGAAATGGAGTTAGTATTACTTGTAATTAATCCGTCGTTAGTTGAGGCGGAGATAAAATATGAATTGGCTTCTAATGGTCAAAACTATCCACATATATACGGAACCGTAAATGCTAATGCTGTTGTGAAAGTAGTAGAACTTCAGAAAGAAAATGGCGGCTATGTTTTACCAGTAGAGTTGGAACAAAAATAG
- a CDS encoding oxidoreductase, which produces MSKIVIITGASSGFGLLTALELAKKDYFVIATMRNLNKQTELLSQAAALHLQQNIKIHQLDVTDQKSIHAFQLFLKELNQVNILVNNAGYASGGFIEEIPVKEYRRQFETNVFGAISITQIVLPYMRKQKSGKIINVSSISGQVGFPGLSPYVSSKYALEGWSESLRLEVKPYGIDVSLIEPGSYNTNIWEVGKELAENYSESTSPYKAYMDKIQNHINNGSDTFGNPVDVARKIVAIAEAKNATLRYPIGKGVKLMIVAKKILPWRVWEFLVLRSFKKM; this is translated from the coding sequence ATGAGTAAAATCGTGATTATTACAGGTGCATCCAGTGGATTTGGACTTTTAACTGCCCTCGAGCTTGCGAAAAAGGACTATTTCGTCATCGCTACAATGCGTAATCTTAATAAACAAACGGAATTATTATCTCAAGCTGCTGCATTACACTTACAACAAAATATCAAAATTCATCAATTAGATGTAACAGATCAAAAATCTATACATGCATTCCAATTGTTTTTAAAAGAATTAAACCAAGTAAACATTCTCGTCAATAACGCAGGCTATGCGAGTGGTGGATTTATAGAGGAAATTCCGGTAAAAGAATATCGTAGACAATTTGAGACGAATGTATTTGGAGCAATATCCATAACTCAAATTGTATTACCTTATATGCGAAAACAAAAAAGTGGGAAAATTATTAATGTAAGTAGTATTAGTGGCCAAGTTGGATTCCCAGGTTTATCCCCCTATGTTTCTTCAAAATACGCATTAGAAGGTTGGAGTGAATCCCTTCGCCTAGAGGTAAAACCATATGGAATAGACGTTTCATTAATCGAACCCGGTTCCTATAACACAAACATATGGGAAGTTGGGAAAGAACTTGCCGAAAATTATTCAGAATCAACCTCTCCTTATAAAGCGTATATGGATAAAATACAAAATCATATTAATAATGGCAGTGATACATTTGGCAATCCAGTAGATGTTGCAAGAAAGATTGTAGCGATTGCTGAAGCAAAAAACGCAACATTACGATACCCAATTGGGAAAGGTGTAAAATTGATGATCGTTGCTAAAAAAATTCTTCCGTGGAGAGTATGGGAGTTTCTTGTTTTGAGGAGTTTTAAGAAGATGTAA
- a CDS encoding GNAT family N-acetyltransferase, with translation MIINKQEFYVNGINYTVRSAMDKDANDLSKLRLQIDGETENLDREEGEGFIDTTRFEEIIKTDTESPRNLFLVAVVNDRIVGFSRCEGVYLKRFSHKVEFGVCVLKEFWGYRIGKNLLKESISWANANDIKKMTLNVLETNDKAIKLYEKLGFEIEGILKNDKRLADGKYYNTIIMGRFNG, from the coding sequence ATGATTATTAACAAACAAGAATTTTATGTAAATGGGATTAATTATACTGTTAGATCTGCAATGGATAAAGATGCAAATGATTTGTCTAAATTAAGATTACAAATTGATGGAGAAACTGAAAATCTGGACAGAGAAGAAGGGGAGGGATTCATAGATACAACGAGATTTGAAGAAATTATCAAAACGGACACTGAAAGTCCAAGAAACTTATTTTTAGTCGCGGTAGTGAACGATCGGATTGTTGGGTTTTCAAGATGTGAGGGAGTGTATTTAAAGAGATTCTCTCATAAAGTAGAATTTGGAGTATGCGTATTAAAAGAGTTTTGGGGATATAGGATTGGGAAAAATCTTTTAAAAGAGTCCATATCTTGGGCTAATGCCAATGATATAAAAAAAATGACGTTAAATGTTTTAGAAACAAACGATAAAGCAATTAAATTGTATGAAAAACTTGGTTTTGAAATTGAAGGTATATTAAAAAATGACAAAAGACTTGCGGATGGTAAATACTATAACACTATTATTATGGGGAGATTTAATGGATAA
- a CDS encoding DUF4181 domain-containing protein, whose translation MIVLILWIFVLYLLEKLVRKKLNIPKQSGWLYEPVNELHKWGERIIIIIYLVAGFVCIYTSEYIKGVYILFVFLGTQQLFRAYMEWKYDKKSKKYVISLLGVFCLIITFNVMIYLFQPVG comes from the coding sequence GTGATTGTGTTGATTCTATGGATTTTCGTGCTATATCTTTTAGAAAAGCTTGTGAGAAAGAAATTAAATATACCAAAACAAAGTGGCTGGCTTTATGAGCCTGTAAATGAGCTTCATAAATGGGGAGAGCGGATTATAATCATAATCTATTTAGTGGCTGGCTTTGTTTGTATTTATACTTCAGAGTATATAAAGGGTGTATATATATTATTTGTATTTTTAGGTACGCAACAGCTTTTTCGGGCGTATATGGAATGGAAATATGATAAAAAATCAAAAAAATATGTAATTTCTCTATTGGGAGTATTTTGTTTAATCATTACATTTAATGTAATGATATATTTATTCCAACCTGTTGGTTAA
- a CDS encoding class I SAM-dependent methyltransferase — translation MKETISSYEDLLDMLDSLLREPTQFWDDFYSNREKGVPFFTNKPDENLVNYFEKKLLNPGKVLELGCGPGRNAIYFAEKGCLVDAVDLSQESIQWATERAKEKNVNINFIYNNIFDLQIEEGTYDIVYDSGCFHHIAPHRRMSYINLVKKALKPGGYFAITCFVQGGELGGADITDWEVYKLQSLKGGLGFTDKKLRAIFKGFSEVEIRRMKEIKQSNKVFGVSGLWTALFTKNSTE, via the coding sequence ATGAAAGAAACAATTAGTAGTTATGAAGATTTATTGGATATGTTAGATTCGTTATTGCGTGAACCAACTCAATTTTGGGATGATTTTTATTCTAATCGTGAAAAAGGAGTTCCCTTTTTTACTAATAAGCCAGATGAGAACTTAGTTAATTATTTCGAGAAAAAATTACTTAATCCAGGAAAAGTTCTTGAACTCGGATGCGGTCCAGGCAGGAATGCAATTTACTTTGCTGAAAAAGGATGCTTAGTTGATGCAGTAGATCTATCGCAGGAATCAATTCAATGGGCAACCGAACGGGCAAAAGAAAAAAATGTAAATATAAATTTTATTTATAACAATATCTTTGACTTACAAATTGAAGAGGGTACATACGATATTGTGTATGATTCAGGATGCTTTCATCATATTGCTCCACACAGAAGAATGAGTTATATAAATTTGGTGAAAAAGGCTTTAAAACCAGGTGGTTATTTTGCAATCACTTGTTTTGTTCAAGGTGGAGAATTAGGTGGAGCAGACATAACAGATTGGGAAGTATACAAACTGCAAAGTCTTAAAGGTGGATTAGGTTTTACAGATAAAAAACTTAGAGCCATCTTTAAAGGCTTTTCTGAAGTAGAAATACGTAGAATGAAAGAGATAAAACAATCGAATAAAGTATTTGGTGTCTCTGGACTTTGGACAGCCTTATTCACGAAAAATTCCACTGAATAG
- a CDS encoding ABC transporter permease produces MNSIPRIPLGEWVDAFVTSLYAHFEGLFRGFSYIIGGFVDLLTNFLTLIPAFLMIIIVCFLVWYTTRKISLVVFALIGLLFILNINYWGQTMQTLALVLTSVIISIIVGIPIGILASQNERFSKILRPTLDFMQTMPAFVYLIPAITFFGVGVVPGIIASVIFAMPPTIRFTDLGIRQVPEDLIEAANAFGSTTSQKLFKVQLPLATGTIMAGVNQSIMLSLSMVVTASLVGAPGLGVDVYRSVTQVNIGMGFEAGLAIVVIAIVLDRITQGFHKKRRV; encoded by the coding sequence ATGAATAGTATTCCGCGTATTCCTTTAGGTGAATGGGTCGATGCATTTGTTACGAGTTTATATGCGCATTTTGAAGGATTGTTTAGAGGATTTTCATACATCATTGGTGGTTTCGTTGATTTACTTACAAATTTCTTAACATTAATTCCAGCATTTTTAATGATTATAATCGTATGTTTTCTCGTTTGGTATACAACAAGGAAAATATCTTTAGTGGTATTTGCGTTAATCGGCTTATTATTTATTCTAAACATTAACTACTGGGGACAAACGATGCAAACATTAGCGCTTGTTCTTACATCAGTCATTATTTCCATCATTGTTGGAATCCCAATCGGCATTTTAGCATCTCAAAATGAGCGATTTTCAAAAATATTGAGGCCAACATTAGATTTTATGCAAACAATGCCAGCATTTGTATACTTAATTCCAGCGATTACATTCTTTGGAGTAGGTGTTGTTCCTGGTATTATCGCATCTGTTATTTTTGCGATGCCACCAACGATTCGTTTTACTGATTTAGGGATTAGGCAAGTACCAGAAGATTTAATTGAAGCTGCAAATGCATTTGGTTCAACTACATCGCAAAAGTTATTTAAAGTTCAGTTACCTCTTGCAACGGGAACTATAATGGCTGGTGTAAACCAAAGTATCATGCTCTCTTTATCGATGGTTGTTACAGCTTCGCTTGTAGGTGCACCAGGACTTGGGGTAGATGTATATCGTTCTGTAACACAGGTTAACATTGGAATGGGGTTTGAGGCTGGACTAGCTATTGTAGTCATTGCGATTGTATTAGATCGGATTACGCAAGGATTTCATAAGAAAAGAAGAGTGTAA
- a CDS encoding GNAT family N-acetyltransferase yields MKIIQQNNSKDSEYIKNKVIQYNMSVLSDEVKSPLEHVSFLLKDDVGKIFGGITGTIYFYHLHIDFLWVDESVRHEGYGSQLLNEIEEIAKEKNCRLILLDSFSFQAPEFYKKHGYREFGVVEDHPKGYSQHFLEKRL; encoded by the coding sequence TTGAAAATTATACAACAAAATAACTCAAAAGATAGCGAATATATTAAAAATAAAGTAATCCAATACAATATGTCTGTACTATCAGATGAAGTAAAAAGCCCATTAGAACATGTAAGTTTTCTATTAAAAGACGATGTTGGCAAAATATTTGGGGGCATAACAGGCACAATATATTTCTATCACCTTCATATTGATTTTTTATGGGTGGATGAGTCAGTACGTCATGAAGGATATGGTAGTCAACTATTAAATGAAATCGAAGAAATTGCCAAAGAGAAAAACTGTAGACTTATATTACTTGATTCATTTAGTTTTCAAGCACCTGAATTTTACAAGAAACATGGTTACAGAGAGTTTGGCGTAGTGGAAGATCATCCTAAAGGGTATAGTCAGCATTTTTTAGAGAAACGTTTATAA
- a CDS encoding serine hydrolase, with product MEEVIKKIKEIKSGQVGIVAYSAERQNIVALYNDDILVPLASAAKVAIGFAVAKMVEENQVRWSDEIENIEFNPKEDSKEIYPHLQRRTVLTLKDAVEVMIACHDNCIAQSVVNFCGGWEEVNRRIQCSFSKIYITKDPRNMKNVGKLKQVLKLLIRIFQGYELNPVLWEPIINGMVRQQGQYEGIPGYHLAHMTGGLPTAVINIGILGTFYEKPLLYVIGGMELPNRYENQEADMKIKETLQCLYKKYTECYI from the coding sequence ATGGAGGAAGTAATCAAGAAAATAAAGGAGATAAAATCAGGTCAAGTAGGTATAGTTGCTTATTCGGCAGAAAGACAAAATATTGTCGCTTTATATAATGATGATATATTGGTTCCACTAGCGTCTGCCGCAAAGGTTGCAATTGGATTTGCTGTAGCTAAAATGGTTGAAGAGAATCAAGTTCGCTGGAGTGATGAAATCGAAAATATCGAATTTAATCCGAAAGAAGATAGTAAAGAAATATACCCACATTTACAAAGAAGAACCGTATTAACACTCAAAGATGCTGTAGAAGTAATGATTGCATGTCATGACAATTGTATTGCACAATCTGTTGTCAACTTTTGCGGTGGATGGGAAGAAGTAAATAGGAGAATTCAATGTTCTTTTTCAAAGATTTATATTACGAAAGACCCAAGGAATATGAAAAATGTTGGGAAATTAAAACAAGTTCTTAAACTTTTAATTCGTATATTCCAAGGATATGAATTGAATCCGGTGCTATGGGAACCAATTATAAATGGAATGGTGAGACAACAAGGACAATATGAAGGAATACCAGGGTACCACTTAGCCCATATGACAGGTGGGTTACCTACAGCTGTTATAAATATCGGTATACTAGGAACGTTTTATGAAAAACCATTGCTTTATGTGATTGGCGGAATGGAGTTACCAAATCGTTATGAAAATCAAGAAGCTGATATGAAAATAAAAGAAACATTGCAATGTTTGTATAAAAAGTATACAGAATGCTATATATAG